The nucleotide sequence TTCTGATTTTGTTTGAGCACATGTAATTGAATATTCTTTTTCGTATATAAATGCGAGTAAATTTATTTTGCAGGCGGTCTTTAAGCCTCCAAAGCCGATCCGTGGGGGCATTCCTATATGTTTCCCTCAAGTACGCAACTTTTTGGTATTTTTTTGATTAATCTTTATATTGTGAGATTTATAATTTTACTTGCTTTGCTCGATGCAGTTCTCAACTTATGGTTCTCTCGAACCACATGGCTTTGCTAGAAACCGATTTTGGATATTCGATGATGACCCTCCTCCTTTACCGCCTGATGCCGCCAATAAAGTATTCATTGATTTGATTCTTCGGCCCACTAAAGAGGATTTGAAAATATGGCCTCATAGGTCTATCTTATACTATAACTTATTCGAATCCTTGTTGTGTTGCTTCAACTCAAGTTAATAACTAGAttttgttgtttgtttgtttagcTTTGAGTATCGGCTGCGGATTACTTTGGGACCCACAGGAGACTTGATGTTGACTTCTCGGATCAGAAACACTGGCACCGATGGAAAGCCTTTTACATTTATGTTTGCATATCATAACTATTTCTCAGTTTCGGATATCAGGTAAAACAAATGCTTAGTTTCTCctattatataagtattaacttGATCTGTTAGGTTTTATAATCTTTTTGTATGCATAATGCACATTTTGTTCTTATAGTGAAGTTCGGGTGGAAGGATTGGAAACATTGGATTATCttgataattgtcaaaatatggagCGATATACAGAACAAGGAGATTCCATAACATTTGAATCAGAAGTAATCTTGGTTAACTCTTCCTTAACCTAAATTTTAAGTACTCGAAGCGTGGTTAAGGCTTAAAAAAGTGTAATTTTAACCAGGTTGACAAGATTTATGTTAGCACACCAACCAAAATTGCAATAATGGATCATGAAAAGAAACGAACTTTTGTCATCCGTAAAGATGGACTTCCAGATGCTGGTGAGACATCAACTTTCCTTGATTCCTTATCCTcttattttgttttgtttttttttttttttttgttttttttttttttttttaagttgagTATTTTTTTGGGTCTTGTAGTGGTGTGGAATCCATGGGATAAGAAGGCAAAGGCGATTGCTGATTTAGGAGACGATGATTACAAACATATGCTATGTGTGGAGGCTGCAGCAATCGAAAAACCGATATTGT is from Rutidosis leptorrhynchoides isolate AG116_Rl617_1_P2 chromosome 10, CSIRO_AGI_Rlap_v1, whole genome shotgun sequence and encodes:
- the LOC139872390 gene encoding putative glucose-6-phosphate 1-epimerase, translating into MSTSERKPIEVIKGINGLEKVVLRGISGSSVEVYLYGAHVTSWKNEDGEELLFISSKAVFKPPKPIRGGIPICFPQFSTYGSLEPHGFARNRFWIFDDDPPPLPPDAANKVFIDLILRPTKEDLKIWPHSFEYRLRITLGPTGDLMLTSRIRNTGTDGKPFTFMFAYHNYFSVSDISEVRVEGLETLDYLDNCQNMERYTEQGDSITFESEVDKIYVSTPTKIAIMDHEKKRTFVIRKDGLPDAVVWNPWDKKAKAIADLGDDDYKHMLCVEAAAIEKPILLKPGEEWRGRQELSTVNKEIDS